The nucleotide window ACGTCGAATAAGATTCTCATGATGCAAagtaaataaaaaagagagaaatatcaaaaCACATCAAATATGATTGATTCCCTTAGTTATATCGACGACATTCATTTGAGTGGTTTGAGTCTGTGTTTGAACGAAGGCATCTTTCCATTAGGAAAGATGTATTCTCATAACAGCAGGGTGACATCTCGCCCTTGGACTTCAGCCCTCACACCGGAAAAAGGGCAGATGCATCTGTTGGTGGGACGGACTTCACTTCTTTCTAACTGACATCCGAAGATTCCCGATTTCAAACGAGGAAAGTTGGAGAAGGTGGACAGCTTTGAGACCTCCGAAAGTGGAATGATATCTGTAATTTCGTACGAAATTATATATGATATACGGTTATATATAAcgctcaacatatatatatatataaaatcaaaaAAAGATGATGTAACGTCACCGCTCGGTAACGTTGCTGAAGTCGTCGAAAAAGACGATGTCacctttttcatatatatatatatatatatatatatatatatatatatatatatatatatatatatatataattttttattttttgttctgtcCGGTAATGAACGATTGACGTATTGATATATCGTCGGACCGATACGTGCCGCTCGTACCAGACGATATCATTCGGTATTATTTACCTTGGTATCTTCCATGAACTTAGTTACATAAAGAGTAAAACCAAATAAGATAATATATGAATTAAGATGATCAATAAAAGatgaattatataattacttgGTTGAatcaagtaattatataattacttgatTCAACCAAGGTAGATGACCTAATTGGCCTAACAAAATAATAAAGAGTAATCCATCCTGATTGATTTAAGCTTAAATCCTTGAAGTAAATGAAACATTCATAGGCAATTGAAAACAACCAGCTGTCATCTAAATAAACATAGTTGATCTTTGTACAAAAACATTTTAAGAACTACACCCTTGAAGTAAATGAAACATCTCCAACCCGATCAAACACTCTACACAATAGGTATTTATCGTAAATCCAGGGCGGTATACATACATGGTAGCTATAGAACTGCAGACTGTAAACAAAAAGGACTTCCTTCTTTTGAAACAGAGAAGTAAATAAAACTTCTCCAAGGAAGAAGAACAAGATCAAACTTAGAAAGCATAATGACTACTCATCTTCTAGGTACTAACATGCCACTGTGGCGGCGAACGATATGAAAATACAACAGGTTCTGTTTGtggaaagagaacaacaaagaagcttGCTACATAAAGCAAACAACCATATACTAACACCACCTGGACGCTCGACTGTGGAACAAGTTATTGCATCGACAGGTTGCCAGTATAACTGTAGGGTAAAATGAAATCTGCATTTCGCAACCAACTGCATAGAGGAGCATACTTTTCCACCACCAGACAATAAAAGTTGGTATGATCATAATAGTCAACCTTTTTCTAGACATATTGCAACCTCCATTCTGGTTGATCATTTGTTTAGCCGGCTGCCACATGACGGCAAAGCTTTTGTCACCAAGAAAATTTGGAAATCGGATCCACAAAGCACGGAAGATGAGATTATACTATGTCCACCTGAATGTTTCAAGTATAATATCCAAAGCACCCATGCGTATTGGCGTAGACTGCCACTGCATTACCGTGAGCTTATCCATCATCCTGTACCTTTATCATCCCATAAGATAACTAATTCCCATGCAAACTATATGACTGCTTATTAGTATCTGTCAATTTATGAGAGATCTAGCTAGCACCTTCAGAAGACTGTCCTTGGCCGGTACATATGTAATACTCGTATTGGTTGAAAGCATTCCTCATAATTTCTGAAGTTTTTTATCAACTAATACTTATAGCAATGACATACTCTTATCGGGATCAACTTTCGCTTGACCTGAGTATACAACAATTAACCCGCAAGGAACAAAGGATACCTAGTTCCCTGAGTCCACTAAATTTAATCTGCTTTACCACGACAATCTATACCAACGTACTGTTCCACTTTGGGAAGATATCAATATGTTGTACTGGCACCTGCATCTGTATTGTTATCTGTATCAGGTAAATGGAAAGATAACGGCTGCCAACCCGATGGGTGAGGTGTAATCCACCTCTTGACACTAACTGTCACGTGCAATATCTGAAGAATTTCACCCAAAACAAGATGATTCAAACATGAATTTCTCACAATTATTGCTGCTTGATACCTGTATAAAATTAACAAGTTGTATCATGAATGCAAGAACGCAGATTAAACAACAGCCTTCGATAAAAATGTTACCTGCATTGTGATGTCATCATTGAAGCACGTCCAGCTGTCGAAGAGAGAAACCTTAGAActgcatcccatgttgcctttggATGCTTAGCATTAATATCAATAGGATTGATACATTTCCAGAGTACATCATTTTTTTCTACATAGAATGGTAAATTACCTCCTAGCTTGTGCATCACAAGAAGTTGATGATGAACCGCATAGCTCAAGGCCATGCTAATGTTTAAATTCTGAATATTCATCTCGCCATAGCGAATACAATCAGCTATGTTTGCTTCATTTGGGACCATTTTGTCAGTTTTTAATATGCGCAGAGCACACAAAACATTCTGGACTTCAGTTGGTACTGACAGGCATCCTGGCTTACCCCACAACTCATCTTTAGACAAGTTGCTGTCCCTGGTGTTTGTAGGTTGTCTGTGCACATGTTCCTCATAAGTTGTTTGGTAACTCTGTGGACCATAATGATCTGATACAGAAATGTTTGGTTTAGGGTTACTCTTAAAAGATGAACTGTTATGATGACCACCACTAGGATCATCTGATATGCTAACTCTGCTGAATTCAGGTAAGTTTCCTGATGAGAAGGGTGGGCCACCTATCCAACTCTGTGGTGAAGTGAATGCTGCACCACTAGGCCTATATGGAATTGCATTAAGATTATACTTTTGAGAATTTGGTGAAGACAAATTCCCAGGTCGAGTACTAGGCTGTGGAGGTAGTAAATCACTAGGTCTTAATGGGTGAGGCCAGCGTGATTTGTCATTGTTAGAAAAGTCTTTTCCATCTTTCATGGAGAAATATGGATGAGGTGGTGCATAATCTGCCACAGCCCCATTTGAAGACTTGGGTTGATTCCCTTGAAAGAATCGATGCGGAGCTTCCTTGAAAGATACTGCTTCAGATTGGCAAGAGTAGTTGGCTTCAGAAGGTAGCATTTGATGTGGTAACTGGGTGAAAAAATTAGTGGCATGGTTCAAGTAGGAACTTTCCTGGGCTTTCATACTTGGCATTGTTGGAATATGCATTTGATCAGTATTTTTCATGCTGTTGTTAAATTGGGGAACGTTACTGTTAGTTAGAATATCATGACTTACAGGAGGAGGCTGCATGAATGTGTTGCCTGATATTGTTGTTAAATCACTATTTGGCTGGATTGGATTTGGACATCTCTTGGACTTTCCTTTGCACCAATTATCAGATTTTCCTGCAGGACTGCCACTGAGTGATGCTTCAGTCAACGAAGTACCACCTGATGTCTTGCTGATATAAGGTGATTCATGCAATGGCTTTCCTCCAGACACAAGGTCCTTCCAGTTCCAGACACTCTTTGCAGCAGCAACAAGGGCTTGTGATACATTTGGTGGTTGTGCAAGAAGAATATTGTATCTCCTCAATCCAAGTTGATGGAGGGCATTTGAGAAGTCACGATCGCCAGATATTAACAAGTAGTTGGCAGGTGGAGGATTATCAACTGCCCAAAATAGCATGTCTACCAAAATCTTCTTATCACTTGCATCTTTGACACCTGCATAGCATTTATCAAAATGAGGTATGAGAAAACATATGTAGAACTAGAAAGAGGATGGTAtcacagtaaaaaaaaaaagaagaaaaagccaTCTCTAAACAAACATCTCCTCAAGTATGTTAATTAGAAACATCTACTACGAATATCTTGATCTATGTATTTTTCAACAAAAATGGCATGGCGTCGCATCCAATTTTGATGTAATTGTTGAAATTTAGTACCCAAATTTGACTTCCATAATTCATCAGGACAGACCAAAGAAAACAGTAGCATATTTGCAAAATATCAGACACCAATGAACCCTGAAATCAGCTGCAATTTACATTAAAGACACAAAATAAGTAAACCTTAGCTCAAACCCTTTGTAGAGCGATGATGGTTGGGATGAAGGTCATGCAACTACTACCCAAATTTACAAGCTTTTCTCGAGTATCATATATCAAGTTATGTATTAACCCAGGTGACCTCCAGGAAGCCCTCCAACATCTCTGATAAGAGATGCTCCCTATATTAACAATAAAATTTGTAACACAACATATCTAAAAGAAAATTGTTTCCAAGTGATTGATTATTACTCTTTTCCCTTCACTACTCATACAGTACAATTTCCAAGTCACACCCTCTAGCCAGGTTCTTGAACTTTCCTTCACCATGAACATGAACATGTATAAAAGAAATGAGAATGCTTTCCTAAGAACACATTTCTTTTTTCCAACCAACCATATCCCATAGGGCGACaaattcaaatattttcaaatagtAGTGCAGCTTTTCAGTCATGAACTGCAGGTAAAGCACATGAGTTATGAATTCCACACACAAATGCTTCAAGTGTAATAGGAAAGAGGAAGCTGAATATTTTATGACAATCATGAGTAGCTCAAGTATGTAAATATATAGTCTTGGATCATATCAGTCAAATAATGCTAATTTGCAATAATCCTTGTTccataaactaaataaaaattcgatctaaacatgtttttatttaatagACTCAAACTTTGATGTAAAGCTAAACTGCCAACTACGTCAGCAACTTATTACTAAAAGCTACCAAGCATCCAGAGAGAGACTTGCACCTTCTCGGCTAACATACCATAGCATCAAGAAGGCACACAGAATGCCTGTGGTTGAGCACCTTTCTAGAGCTAATCACAAAAAGGGCTCACCCTATATAGTCCTGTGCATATTTTTCTTCAATTTCTACTTATAATTTTTCAACTATCTAGTTAAGTAATACGCATTAGATTTATTTTAAAAGATCATTCATTGAGAAAGAAACACAGGCCCACTTTTACTTTTTCactcctcttcttttcttttacctTCTGTCCAGTACTATTGAGTAATACACGTTTTTCTTCAATTTCTACTTCTAATTTTCAACTATATAGTTGAGTAATATGCATTAGATTTATTTTAAAAGATCATTCATTGAGAAAAAAACACAGGCCCACTTTTACTTTTTCactcctcttcttttcttttacgtTCTGTCCAGTACTATTGAGTAATACACATTTTTCTTCAATTTATACTTCTAATTTTTCAACTATCTAGTTAAGTAATACGCATTAGATTTAATTTAAAAGATCATTCATTGAGAAAGAAAGACGGGCCCACTTTTACTTTTTTTCTCTCCTTCTGTCCACTACTATTGATGTGTGCTTATCTTCCTCTCCATTTtacttcttttatatatatatatatatatactcaatgTGGCTGCTTCATTTTTTCCTCTCTATACTACAATTCAACAGTTGAGATTATTAGATGTCCacactttttccttctttttttcttccttaTTATTCTGCCTAGGATATTTACATATTAATAGTAGTACTacaaaacaataaaaataattaacttATTTTATCCTCAAGATTATTTGTAAATACATTCTGATGCACAAGTGTGCTTTAATTTACTGCCTCCCACCTAGGCTCCAAGTAAACATAATCTCAGTGCAACTCAACCTTACCTTGATAAGGATGTATATAGTAACAAATAAAGAAGTTACACTACCAACATCAGCAAAAATGCCAGACCCAATTATAAAAAGATGGATTTACTGGAACTCAAATGCATGACAAGAAGCCCTTAGAGCATTTTTCCAAAAACAAAAGCTTATATGAAAGCTGAAACAATGACTACAGACTACAATAAGGTAAAGTAAttacagaaaaagaaaacaacaaaaatgtACCCTCCTACCAGTTGCTAAACTATGTCAATTCATTGAATTAATTACACAAAACACCAAGATTTCAGCATAGAAACTGGCCAAGAAAGGGTTATTTAAAGACTCTAGACAATTTTACTCACAAATACAAGATTTTTTATCAATTAACTAATAcaaaaaagaacaaatatgaaaactTCCGATATATCACATTCAGGGAATGAGTAACTTGCTATCTCATATGGTTTGATGGTCCAAATTCAAATAAGAATCCAGGTTCCTTATGAAATATGCCAACAGTAACTAAGTAATTTAACTCTTAGATGCATGAACTAAAGATTCCATAATTCTCCAAACATACACCATAATCATAAAGAAACCTGTCATATTCTGGAAGCTTTTAGGTATCCTGTCATATTCTACAAGAAGAGTCAAAAACATGTTCACACAAAAGCGTGTTGGTAGATGCGCATCACAAAACTAAGTGCCCACCAAACCGACACCATCTGGAGGGCAACAAGCATATATGCAAAGCTACAAGTACCATCAGAACCCAATGGACACGCCGATCACTAAGTTTATTCGTACGAGCAATGAGATAGCGTGACTAGGAAACCAATGAGGCCGCGGAAAACTGGGAATCTGAAaaaaggaaaaggaggaggagcaAGAAAGGCATTTCCTGCGCAATCAAGAAACCTAAGACCCTAAGAATGGCGCTCCGCCAAAGCAACGACGGGATCAGGGCTTGAGGGTCGGATGTTTTACCGGCGGGGACGTGGTTAAGGGCGATGCCGGTGCTGGAGAGGGCTTGTTGCACGGACGGCGTGATCTTATTCGTGTCGCCGAAAGCGGAAATCAACACGGGGCCCCGGTATCCCATCGCCGCAAGGGCGGAGCTTATGTTCTGGGCAATCAGGTGCGGGTCGCAAGCCCTAGGGACCTGGCAATTCTCGATGTCCCACCACACCGATGTCTTCGCCGCCGCGTACTCCCCCGCCGCGGCATCGCCGCCCCCTCCCATCGCCTATCCTCCCTTCTTTATCTTCCGATCGCCGCGCCTGCGGTGAGTCTAGGATTCCGAGAGCGGCGAGGGTGCGCAGATCGCGGTGGCAATGGTAGGAGCGGGGAAGACACTACTTGCCCCCTTTGGCCTCTGCCGGTCTCGTCTCCGCAAGTCCAAAGTTGCCCTTTATAGGCGGCGGACGACGACTCGAAACAGAGTATTGACTCTTAGACCATCTGTTTCTACCGAGTACGAAACATGCCTCAGACCCAATAAATTTCTCCCGTTGGCCGGGGCCCACGACAGTTGACACGGGTCCACGTCATGAAGACGTACGTTTGCCGTCTGCTGGAGTGGAAGAGCGACGACGCGTGCGCGTACGGGAAGGAAGAACTCGGAAGGGAGGCGAAGTCGTGGGCTTGCGGAGTGGGGTGGATTAAAACTGGAAGACTAGAAGACTCGAAATGGTCTTTCAATTCACACATATCAATcacatcataaaatatatttaaatgatATATTTTGTTTATATAACAGCAAATAATGTCGAAAGCTTTGTAGCTCAtaaaatgtaataaaaatatgttctaatcttttattttgtTAATATAAATCTCTAAATTTGATGAATTTATTGTGGAGACCGATGCATTGACGAAGTCAAACTTTGGAAATCGTAATTACGAAAACGGACCGACCCAACTCACACGGTTTGAAttctgaaaaatataaaataaacattgatttttatttgttattaaagatttttataattataaaatatgattAAGAAAACACCTTTcactatttttattataatattattttaaaatattaactcataaaataaaaatagagagaGTATTTTTtgtgattcaaattcaaatcaatgTTATCGTAACACAGCCGTTAGTAAGCGCAGCTGACAAAGCCGCTCATCAAGATGAATTCTTCCAGCATCCTCTCTTATGGTGGGTGCTATGAGATAGGAAGTAGCAAACCTGGAAAACATCTCCGGTGATGGGTCATTTTGCAAACAGGCACAAAAGGCACAACCTGAAAGATGAACCCAGCCACGATTTTCTGATTCCCCGTGCTGAATCAATCATGAAATGTATGTCCAGAGCTCTTGTACGTGTGGGCAATCATCCGAAGAGAGGAAAATAGAAATCAAAACCAATCTTAAGCAAGGATGAGGATATTTATCTACAACTGTTCTTCCTGCCGTGGCACAGCTGGTCTGAGGAAATCATCTGTAAAGTAGACGATAAGGATCGGTGAGTTACCAAGAGGATGATGCTGATTTGTTCGATGGGAAAAAGCTGATATAATCTTATTCATGCAACACCATTCAAGAACTGCAGCTTCTTAATAAGCATGaacagaagagaagaggagaggttGTTCACCTTATGGCAGTGGTTCTTGTGAGTCTCCCAGTCGAGATAAATGTAGGTATGCATCGGTGCCTGAAAATAATGTTTTGAAAGAAAAAGATCTGTCAGTGAAAACATGCCATAGCGATGAAAAGGATGGCCAATTTCATGTGTATCAATAGTCGATCTTTTTCATGTCATCAGGGCCCTTTTGATTCATTACCAGGGTGTTTTTACTATTGATGAATTTGTGGAAGTCATTTTGATCATTTAACAAAAGGGTAAATTTAATCACTTGAAGACTTATCTCCAGAAAAGGGAACTCATAGTATTCCTACAAAGAGCAAGCAGCATAGATGCTACTTCAAGAGCAGCAAGTCGGTGGCATGAACATGTTGACCATAAAAATTGATCATCTTCAATGTAAAAATATTAACATAAAACGAAAACTAGAGACTTATTTGACATATAGCTAGAAACAATTGGCACACAAGTAATGTCACAAGGAGAAAAGGGAGAAAAAGCATCGTCGATGGGGCAAAATTGTAAACATAATTAATCACACTAAGATAACTGAAGGCTCCAATACACAATTTCTAATTATTCAAAGTTGACAAATTATATAATTTCCACTAGTGACTCATCCCTACTTTGGTCCAGGGGACCAAATGAAACCAAGTCAAATATGATGATAATGTTCAAAAATATTGCATAATTCATAAGATTTGACATTGAAGAAGCCAACCTAGCAAATTGTGCATAGCCATTAGCCATTTTAAAGAAACAAATTTCATAAAATTTGTTCTTGGCACAAACCATTGGTGTAACTAGGACAGTAGTATGCTTGCAGATGTGGCACTTCACTGTGCATTGACTAGACTAGGTTTTTAGTTGATATTCAATTGTAGTTCACTCTTCTTTATCATGCAAGTCATTTAATTTGAGTGCTCCAAACAGGCTCCCACTGCAAACCTGATTGTTGCAatgtttttctatatatatatatatatatatatatatatggcctaCAGGATATAGTGGAGTAACTAATATTAACCTCGAGTAATAATTTCTAGGCAACACTAAATCTGATTAAGCTATATGTCTGACAAAAATTTAATAGCTTTACATGAATCGACATGTATGCTATAAAGATATATGCCCATGCCCCACATAaaatctgagtaagaacacagctATAGCCATGATGAAATTCAAACATTGATAATGACCTTAACATCAGAAATCAAGTGGGAAAAAAGAGTCGGGCATACCATATCCTTCCATAGAGATGATTTGCAAATCACCACCAAAATAACGAGCATATAGACGACTAATTGGGAGCCCGAAACCATAACCAGCCATAGTTACACCGTTTGAGACTCCTTTGTAGTTTTCATCTGGTGGATCTTTTGCAGTGCTATAGAGATACGTGAAAATCTTTGGAAGGCCACTTCTCGGTATTCCTCCCCCTTCGTCTGAAATCTGGAAcaaataatgatagatcaaaATCCATATGACTGTAGTGCTCAAACAACAAATCTTTAAGTTCAGCATACTTAGATGACGACATTGGTTGAAATTTTTGGAATTTGGAATGTACCTTCAGGAACATAGAGCAATCCCTTCGAAAAAGAATCACAGGAACATGTGGCAACAAGCATACTACATGCATGAGCAATCATGATGGTGTAAACAAGTAAGAGGAGATATAGGAGGGGGAAGACAACCCTTGCTATATTTCTTGCTCCAGACATGCAGAATTTATAACCATTAAACATATAGTTCACGTAAAACGTCGAGGTCAAtttgcaaaatttgaaaaagaattTTTCATACTTTAGGTGCATGATTATCTTAATTCTATATAATATCCAGATTGGAGGTTAATAAAAAGATCTATGCAAGAGTTTAGCATGTTTCTTTATCTTCATGTAGCCAAAAACAGATCATATCGTAGTAGAAGGTTATTGTATGTATTAGTTCTTATGAGACCCTTTAAAGTTCTTTGATAGGAGAGAAAGCTGGTAGTTCAGGTGGCAGTGAGCCAGAATTTGTGAAACCATATTTTCTGGAAGAACATTGCTTATGTTCTTCTTCTGATGGAGTTATGATCAGTGAGAAAAAACTGTCCAAGCAAGTAAGATAAATCCGCTTGGTCTTGCTCCATTTCTCTATtttagtttgcttttctttgtctgTCTTA belongs to Musa acuminata AAA Group cultivar baxijiao chromosome BXJ1-11, Cavendish_Baxijiao_AAA, whole genome shotgun sequence and includes:
- the LOC103970413 gene encoding uncharacterized protein LOC103970413: MGGGGDAAAGEYAAAKTSVWWDIENCQVPRACDPHLIAQNISSALAAMGYRGPVLISAFGDTNKITPSVQQALSSTGIALNHVPAGVKDASDKKILVDMLFWAVDNPPPANYLLISGDRDFSNALHQLGLRRYNILLAQPPNVSQALVAAAKSVWNWKDLVSGGKPLHESPYISKTSGGTSLTEASLSGSPAGKSDNWCKGKSKRCPNPIQPNSDLTTISGNTFMQPPPVSHDILTNSNVPQFNNSMKNTDQMHIPTMPSMKAQESSYLNHATNFFTQLPHQMLPSEANYSCQSEAVSFKEAPHRFFQGNQPKSSNGAVADYAPPHPYFSMKDGKDFSNNDKSRWPHPLRPSDLLPPQPSTRPGNLSSPNSQKYNLNAIPYRPSGAAFTSPQSWIGGPPFSSGNLPEFSRVSISDDPSGGHHNSSSFKSNPKPNISVSDHYGPQSYQTTYEEHVHRQPTNTRDSNLSKDELWGKPGCLSVPTEVQNVLCALRILKTDKMVPNEANIADCIRYGEMNIQNLNISMALSYAVHHQLLVMHKLGGNLPFYVEKNDVLWKCINPIDINAKHPKATWDAVLRFLSSTAGRASMMTSQCRYQAAIIVRNSCLNHLVLGEILQILHVTVSVKRWITPHPSGWQPLSFHLPDTDNNTDAGASTTY